GACCTTGCAATCCTGTTCGGGAAGCAAGCAATCGCTCGAACCTTCCAAAAAGGAGCCGCATTGGATCGCCCAGCGTCCAGCTGATTCGGAGTACTATATTGGCGTGGGGCACTCTTCAAAGACGATCCACCCATTCGATTACGATGTCGTTGCTAAGCAAAACGCCCTCGAGAATCTCGCCGGCGAAATATCGGTGAGCGTTCGCGCCAATAGCGTGCTCTCCCGGACCGAGAATCCCGATGGCTTCTCCGAATCGTACCGCAGCCAAATCCGCACCCAATCCAACCTGGAGCTGGAAGGATTCGAAGTCTACGACACCTGGGAAGACGACGAGCGTTTCTACGTACTCTATCGACTCAGCAAGGCTGAATGGGCCGCAGCTCAATTGGCCAAAAAACGCAAGGCAATGGCACAATCCAAGGATTGGTATGCCAAGGCCCTTCGGGCCGATAGTCTCCACAACGCCTCCGAAGCCCTCACCTACTATGTAAAGGCCTTGGAGTCCATCGACACCTACCTGGGTGAGCCGCTCGAAGAATTCGATGAAAACGGTGAAAAGATCTTCTACGGAAACGAAGTCTATTTTCACCTTGCCGGGCTGATTCAGGGCCTCTCGGCCCGAAGTGCGATCTCGAAACTCACGCTCAAACAAGGCACTCTGCAACAAAACGAATCGATCGAATTCACCCTTACTAACGAAAGCGGATCACCACAATCAGGCCTACCGGTTCTGGTTAAGTACTCAGAGCAACTTAGCCGAGGCATTGTCTTCACCAGCGGTGATCATGGAAAAATCACCTACCCAATCCCCGTCATTCGCTCCAACGAAAGAACTCAATACATTCGCGCTCGGCTCGATGGTGAACACTGGCAAAACGAGATCACCGAGAACCGACTTGTTCGCGATATCCTTAACGGCCTAACCACCAAAATCGAAGAACCCATCATCGAGCTCGAAGTCCTGCCACCCACATTCAAAGTCCTTTCAACTGAAAAGAACTTGGGAAAACCACTTGGCACTGCCATGTTGGGTGGCACGGTGAGGTCCGTTCTCCTAGCTAATGGATTTGCCTCAGACAGCCTCGCCCCCGACTATTTTATCTCGATCGTCAGCGATACGGGCTCGGCCGGTGTCATG
This is a stretch of genomic DNA from Flavobacteriales bacterium. It encodes these proteins:
- a CDS encoding LPP20 family lipoprotein, with product MLTILTLQSCSGSKQSLEPSKKEPHWIAQRPADSEYYIGVGHSSKTIHPFDYDVVAKQNALENLAGEISVSVRANSVLSRTENPDGFSESYRSQIRTQSNLELEGFEVYDTWEDDERFYVLYRLSKAEWAAAQLAKKRKAMAQSKDWYAKALRADSLHNASEALTYYVKALESIDTYLGEPLEEFDENGEKIFYGNEVYFHLAGLIQGLSARSAISKLTLKQGTLQQNESIEFTLTNESGSPQSGLPVLVKYSEQLSRGIVFTSGDHGKITYPIPVIRSNERTQYIRARLDGEHWQNEITENRLVRDILNGLTTKIEEPIIELEVLPPTFKVLSTEKNLGKPLGTAMLGGTVRSVLLANGFASDSLAPDYFISIVSDTGSAGVMRNMATCFLQGEMIISHDGKEIYRTSFHEIKGVQLNYPTAGMAAYREGVEWLTYEMLPLWIDRVRPMR